Proteins encoded within one genomic window of Bacillus thuringiensis:
- a CDS encoding kinase, whose translation MPNPILKSTLIILRGNSASGKTTIAKQLQEHFGQGTLLVSQDVVRRDMLRVHDTMGNLSHDLLFEITKYGKGKCEFVILEGILNSRRYGEMLKELIHYFEGNTYTYYFDLSLKETIRRHNTREKRHEFGEDSLEKWYNPHDTIEVASETIFTDNFTQKDIFDAILNDIMVRK comes from the coding sequence ATGCCTAATCCTATACTTAAATCAACTTTAATCATCCTTAGAGGAAACTCCGCAAGTGGTAAAACAACAATCGCAAAGCAACTACAAGAGCATTTCGGACAAGGTACACTTTTGGTATCACAGGATGTTGTACGTAGAGATATGCTTAGAGTACACGACACGATGGGGAATTTATCACATGATTTACTATTTGAAATTACAAAGTACGGAAAAGGAAAATGTGAGTTTGTTATTTTAGAAGGTATTTTAAACAGTCGAAGATACGGTGAAATGTTAAAAGAATTAATACATTATTTTGAAGGAAACACGTATACATATTACTTTGATTTATCGTTAAAAGAAACGATTCGACGACATAACACAAGGGAAAAGCGGCATGAATTTGGTGAGGATTCCCTAGAAAAATGGTATAATCCACACGATACAATTGAAGTTGCTAGCGAAACTATTTTTACAGATAACTTCACGCAAAAAGATATATTTGATGCGATTCTTAATGATATTATGGTACGAAAATAA
- the entB gene encoding cell wall-binding protein EntB — translation MKKVIGAATATVFGLGAFTTTATAETIVTADVLNVREKPTTESKVVEKVKNGEELKVINTEDGWSKIELNGKEVFVSSKFTKDIYHVTADLLNVRSESNTESEILGRLKKDDVIESTNQVKDGWIQFEYKGKTAYVNVSFLSSKAPIEKKADEKTKQVAKVQKMVKAKEEAKVQEVTKPKEEAKVQEVTKPKEEVKVQEVTKPKEEVKVQEVTKPKEEVKVQEVTKPKEEVKVQEVTKPKEEVKVQEVTKPKEEVKVQEEAKAQEIAKAKEEAKAQEIAKAKEEAKAQEIAKAKEEAKAQEIAKAKEEAKAQEIAKAKEEAKAQEIAKAKEEAKAQEIAKAKEEAKAQEIAKAKEEAKAKEIAKAKEEAREREAIKAKEESKNNTQSAKRELTVVATAYTADPSENGTYGGRVLTAMGHDLTANPNMRIIAVDPKVIPLGSKVWVEGYGEAIAGDTGSAIKGNRIDVLMGSKSKAMNWGRQTVKVKIL, via the coding sequence ATGAAAAAAGTAATTGGCGCAGCAACAGCAACAGTTTTTGGATTGGGAGCATTTACTACAACTGCTACTGCAGAAACGATCGTAACAGCAGATGTACTCAACGTACGTGAAAAACCGACTACGGAATCAAAAGTTGTCGAAAAAGTAAAAAACGGGGAAGAATTAAAAGTCATAAATACTGAAGATGGCTGGTCAAAAATTGAGTTAAATGGTAAAGAAGTATTTGTAAGCTCGAAGTTTACAAAAGATATTTACCATGTAACAGCAGATTTATTAAATGTACGTTCTGAATCAAACACGGAATCAGAAATTCTTGGCAGACTGAAAAAAGATGATGTAATTGAATCAACGAACCAAGTAAAAGATGGATGGATACAATTTGAATATAAAGGAAAAACAGCTTATGTAAATGTTTCTTTCTTATCAAGTAAAGCACCAATTGAAAAAAAGGCTGACGAGAAAACGAAGCAAGTAGCGAAAGTACAAAAAATGGTTAAAGCTAAGGAAGAAGCAAAAGTCCAAGAAGTAACAAAGCCTAAGGAAGAAGCAAAAGTCCAAGAAGTAACAAAGCCTAAGGAAGAAGTGAAAGTCCAAGAAGTAACAAAGCCTAAGGAAGAAGTGAAAGTCCAAGAAGTAACAAAGCCTAAGGAAGAAGTAAAAGTCCAAGAAGTAACAAAGCCTAAGGAAGAAGTAAAAGTCCAAGAAGTGACAAAGCCTAAGGAAGAAGTAAAAGTCCAAGAAGTAACAAAGCCTAAGGAAGAAGTAAAAGTCCAAGAAGAAGCAAAAGCACAAGAAATAGCGAAAGCTAAGGAAGAAGCAAAAGCGCAAGAGATAGCGAAAGCTAAGGAAGAAGCAAAAGCGCAAGAGATAGCGAAAGCTAAGGAAGAGGCAAAAGCGCAAGAGATAGCGAAAGCTAAGGAAGAGGCAAAAGCGCAAGAGATAGCGAAAGCTAAGGAAGAGGCAAAAGCGCAAGAGATAGCGAAAGCTAAGGAAGAAGCAAAAGCACAGGAAATAGCAAAGGCTAAGGAAGAAGCGAAAGCACAGGAAATAGCAAAGGCTAAGGAAGAAGCGAAAGCAAAGGAAATAGCCAAAGCTAAGGAAGAAGCAAGAGAACGAGAAGCAATAAAGGCAAAAGAAGAGTCTAAAAATAACACACAGTCCGCTAAACGTGAATTAACGGTGGTGGCGACAGCATATACGGCTGATCCAAGTGAGAATGGTACATATGGTGGACGTGTTTTAACTGCGATGGGGCATGATTTAACGGCTAATCCGAATATGAGAATTATAGCAGTAGATCCGAAAGTAATCCCATTAGGATCTAAAGTATGGGTAGAAGGTTATGGAGAAGCAATTGCTGGTGATACGGGAAGTGCAATTAAAGGTAATCGCATTGATGTTTTAATGGGTTCAAAAAGTAAAGCGATGAATTGGGGAAGACAAACTGTTAAAGTGAAGATTTTATAA
- a CDS encoding DUF2332 domain-containing protein, translating into MRTQEQIANLFRNFSIKECKGSSDLYEYVAIKIAEDEEVLTLSSYAQAGQPVPNLLLGAVHYLLLAGKEHHLKTYYSSLVEHANTNLDQAFDHFKDFCKMYREEIINLLQTKLVQTNEVRRCAYLYPSFSYIFNKVNKPLALIEIGTSSGLQLFWDQYSYSYGTDETYGNINSNVHLTSEIRGENVPHLLKESPPVVERIGLDLHVNDLHSDEDYLWLRALIWPEHKERLETFDQAATLVKNESVKLIEGNGVELLPSIIEQINDDAVICIFHTHVANQIPEQVKRKLEKQIQEIGAKRDVFHLYNNMWDRDFHIDYYINGNEYRETVGETEGHGRWFSWKLGKETPC; encoded by the coding sequence ATGCGTACACAAGAACAAATCGCAAACTTATTTCGAAATTTTTCAATAAAAGAATGTAAAGGGTCAAGTGACTTATATGAATACGTAGCAATAAAAATAGCTGAAGATGAGGAAGTACTTACACTATCTTCCTACGCTCAAGCAGGTCAACCAGTCCCAAACTTATTATTAGGTGCAGTACATTATTTATTACTAGCAGGGAAAGAACATCATCTAAAAACGTATTATAGTAGCTTAGTTGAACATGCCAATACGAATTTAGATCAAGCTTTTGATCATTTTAAAGATTTCTGTAAAATGTACAGAGAAGAAATTATTAATTTATTACAAACGAAACTCGTTCAAACGAACGAAGTAAGACGATGTGCGTACTTATATCCAAGTTTCAGTTACATATTTAATAAAGTGAATAAACCGTTAGCGTTAATAGAAATTGGTACAAGTTCTGGATTACAACTATTTTGGGACCAATATAGCTATTCGTACGGTACAGATGAAACATACGGAAATATAAATTCGAATGTACATTTAACTTCTGAAATAAGAGGGGAGAATGTGCCTCATTTATTAAAAGAAAGTCCACCTGTCGTAGAAAGAATCGGACTAGATTTACATGTGAATGATTTACATAGTGACGAAGATTATTTATGGCTACGTGCACTCATTTGGCCAGAACATAAAGAAAGACTAGAAACGTTTGACCAAGCAGCAACTTTAGTAAAAAATGAGTCTGTCAAATTAATAGAAGGAAATGGTGTAGAACTATTACCATCTATTATTGAACAAATAAATGATGATGCGGTTATCTGTATTTTCCATACACACGTCGCAAATCAAATACCTGAACAAGTAAAACGTAAGCTAGAAAAACAAATCCAAGAAATCGGTGCAAAGCGTGATGTATTCCATCTTTATAACAACATGTGGGACCGGGACTTTCATATTGATTATTATATTAACGGCAACGAATATCGTGAAACGGTTGGAGAAACGGAAGGGCATGGAAGATGGTTTAGTTGGAAGCTTGGGAAGGAGACGCCTTGTTAG
- a CDS encoding malate:quinone oxidoreductase: MSNMQQKTDVILIGAGIMSATLGSLLKELAPEWEIKVFEKLASAGEESSNEWNNAGTGHSALCELNYTSEKSDGSIDISKAVKVNEQFQLSRQFWAYLVKSKLIRNPQDFIMPLPHMSLVQGDKNVEFLKNRFEALSKNPLFQGMEFSDAPETLKKWLPLIMEGRTSNEPMAATKIDSGTDVNFGALTRMLFDYLQTKNVELNYKHSVENIKRTKNGLWEVKVHDMNSGKIEHHTAKFVFIGGGGGSLPLLQKTGIPESKHIGGFPVSGLFMVCKNQKVVEQHHAKVYGKAKVGAPPMSVPHLDTRYIDNKKALLFGPFAGFSPKFLKTGSNLDLIGSVKPNNVLTMLAAGVKEMGLTKYLIQQVMLSHEKRMEELREFIPNAKSEDWDIVVAGQRVQVIKDTDAGGKGTLQFGTEVVSAADGSIAALLGASPGASTAVHVMLEVLEKCFPSRMIEWEEKIKEMIPSYGTSLTENPRLFQDLHTSTGRTLGLNEKETVHN, translated from the coding sequence ATGAGCAACATGCAGCAAAAAACAGACGTTATCTTAATTGGTGCAGGAATTATGAGTGCAACGTTAGGCTCATTACTAAAAGAATTAGCACCTGAATGGGAAATTAAAGTTTTTGAAAAACTCGCAAGTGCCGGGGAAGAAAGCTCTAACGAATGGAATAATGCAGGTACAGGGCATTCTGCGCTTTGCGAACTGAACTATACTTCCGAAAAATCTGACGGATCTATAGATATTAGTAAGGCTGTAAAAGTGAATGAGCAATTCCAGCTTTCAAGACAATTTTGGGCATATCTTGTAAAAAGCAAACTAATTCGTAATCCACAAGATTTCATTATGCCTCTACCTCATATGAGTTTAGTACAAGGTGACAAAAATGTTGAGTTTCTAAAAAACCGTTTTGAAGCGCTTTCAAAAAATCCACTGTTTCAAGGCATGGAATTTTCCGATGCTCCTGAAACATTAAAAAAATGGCTTCCACTCATTATGGAAGGACGTACATCTAATGAACCGATGGCTGCAACGAAGATTGACTCTGGAACAGATGTGAACTTCGGTGCATTAACACGTATGTTGTTTGATTACTTACAAACTAAAAATGTCGAGCTAAACTACAAACATAGTGTCGAAAATATTAAACGCACGAAGAATGGTTTGTGGGAAGTAAAAGTACACGATATGAATAGTGGTAAAATTGAACATCATACTGCAAAATTTGTCTTTATCGGCGGCGGTGGCGGAAGCTTACCTCTACTACAAAAGACAGGTATTCCTGAATCAAAACATATCGGTGGATTCCCAGTAAGTGGACTATTTATGGTATGTAAAAACCAAAAAGTTGTAGAGCAACATCATGCGAAAGTATACGGTAAAGCTAAAGTTGGCGCTCCGCCAATGTCTGTACCTCACCTTGATACGAGATATATAGACAATAAAAAAGCTTTATTATTCGGACCGTTCGCAGGGTTCTCACCTAAATTCTTAAAAACTGGCTCAAACCTTGACTTAATTGGTTCTGTAAAACCGAATAACGTCTTAACGATGTTAGCTGCTGGTGTAAAAGAAATGGGATTAACAAAATACTTAATTCAACAAGTTATGTTATCACACGAAAAACGTATGGAAGAATTACGCGAATTCATTCCGAACGCGAAAAGTGAAGATTGGGATATTGTAGTTGCTGGGCAACGTGTGCAAGTAATTAAAGATACTGATGCTGGCGGTAAAGGTACACTTCAATTCGGTACAGAAGTTGTCAGTGCAGCTGACGGCTCAATCGCTGCATTACTAGGTGCTTCACCAGGTGCCTCTACTGCCGTTCACGTTATGCTTGAAGTATTAGAAAAATGTTTCCCAAGCCGCATGATAGAATGGGAAGAAAAAATAAAAGAAATGATTCCTTCTTACGGCACTTCATTAACAGAAAATCCTAGATTATTCCAAGACCTTCACACTTCTACAGGTCGTACCCTTGGATTAAATGAAAAAGAAACAGTTCATAATTAA
- the lsrB gene encoding autoinducer 2 ABC transporter substrate-binding protein LsrB, with amino-acid sequence MKRKLGVVLIVCICLIGLIACSSQTADKKKADDVKFAFIPKLTGVGFFTSGGEGAKEMGDKLGVQVKYDGPSEASVSGQVKYINNFINQNYDALMVSSTSVDGLSQSLQRAKKKGMTVLTWDSDVNPKDRSFYISQGTPDQLANLLIEMTSKQIGDKGKVAFFYSSPTVTDQNQWVTKAKEIIKKKYPNWEIVTTQYGENNAQKSLSVGENILKTYPDMNAVICPDATALPAMAQAAENLKMDKKVVVTGFSTPNVMRDYVKRGTVQQFGLWDVKQQGALATYVANEIVVKGKKLKVGDSFEVKGIGKVKVEPNSIQGYDYEAEGNGIIVLPERVVFTKDNIDKYNF; translated from the coding sequence ATGAAGAGAAAACTAGGGGTTGTATTAATCGTATGCATTTGTTTAATCGGCTTAATCGCTTGTTCTAGTCAAACCGCAGATAAGAAAAAAGCTGATGATGTGAAATTTGCATTTATCCCAAAATTAACTGGAGTTGGCTTCTTTACATCAGGTGGTGAAGGGGCAAAAGAGATGGGAGATAAGTTAGGCGTACAAGTGAAATATGATGGACCGTCTGAAGCAAGCGTATCAGGGCAAGTAAAATATATAAACAATTTCATTAACCAAAACTATGATGCACTTATGGTTTCTTCTACGTCAGTAGATGGTTTATCACAATCACTGCAACGTGCAAAGAAAAAAGGGATGACGGTGTTAACGTGGGACTCTGATGTGAATCCGAAAGACCGTTCATTTTATATAAGTCAAGGTACACCAGACCAACTTGCAAACTTATTAATTGAAATGACTTCAAAGCAAATTGGAGATAAAGGAAAAGTAGCATTCTTTTATTCTAGTCCAACAGTAACGGATCAAAATCAATGGGTAACGAAAGCGAAAGAAATTATTAAAAAGAAATATCCGAACTGGGAAATTGTAACGACACAGTACGGTGAAAATAATGCACAAAAGTCTTTGTCTGTAGGGGAGAACATTTTAAAAACGTATCCAGATATGAATGCAGTCATTTGTCCAGATGCAACGGCACTTCCGGCAATGGCACAAGCAGCCGAAAACTTGAAAATGGATAAAAAAGTCGTTGTAACTGGATTTTCCACACCGAATGTTATGCGTGATTATGTAAAACGAGGAACAGTACAACAATTCGGATTATGGGATGTCAAACAACAAGGTGCACTCGCAACGTATGTAGCAAATGAAATTGTTGTAAAAGGGAAGAAGTTAAAAGTAGGGGATAGCTTCGAAGTAAAAGGAATTGGAAAAGTGAAAGTAGAGCCAAACTCCATTCAAGGATATGACTATGAGGCAGAAGGGAACGGAATTATCGTACTACCAGAACGAGTCGTATTTACAAAGGATAATATTGATAAATATAATTTCTAG
- a CDS encoding ABC transporter permease produces the protein MKYVYRWEGVLIVLLLIEFILFSFISSDFLNISNLLFSTNDFLFIAIAAIPMTFVIVTGGIDVSVGSIMGLTSILIGVLWMNGVSILFAVIIALIISCLAGALNGIIIKMTDVEPLVVTLGTMFLYGGIALVISGGAGASGYEGISGLPDTFVQLANGSFIGIPNLLWLLIILTILCTILFHRTIYGRHVKLTGANENAAKYTGIKTKKVVIIAYILSGLGGGLGGAFLTAYFGSARADMGSETILPIITAVVLGGTLITGGKGSIIGTVLASIFIGLMQYGLQMTGLTNEQSNVVIGIILILSVIMRHFKLHQFTLGKRKNLHKGEMS, from the coding sequence ATGAAGTATGTATACAGATGGGAAGGTGTTCTAATTGTATTACTTCTTATTGAATTCATTCTCTTTAGTTTTATAAGCAGCGATTTCTTAAATATTAGTAATCTCCTTTTTAGTACAAATGATTTCTTATTTATAGCAATAGCGGCGATACCAATGACTTTCGTTATTGTAACAGGAGGAATTGATGTATCGGTCGGCTCAATAATGGGGCTCACTTCAATCTTGATCGGTGTACTTTGGATGAATGGGGTATCTATTTTGTTTGCTGTCATAATAGCTCTTATAATTAGTTGTTTAGCAGGAGCTTTAAACGGAATCATTATAAAAATGACAGATGTAGAGCCACTTGTCGTTACACTCGGAACGATGTTTTTATATGGTGGAATTGCACTCGTCATTTCAGGAGGGGCAGGTGCTTCTGGGTATGAAGGAATAAGCGGATTACCTGACACATTTGTACAACTGGCAAACGGTAGTTTTATAGGAATACCGAATTTATTATGGTTACTAATTATATTAACGATTTTATGCACGATATTGTTTCATCGCACCATATATGGGCGCCACGTAAAATTAACAGGTGCAAACGAAAATGCAGCCAAATACACCGGGATTAAAACGAAAAAAGTAGTCATCATAGCTTACATACTTTCCGGGTTAGGAGGTGGATTAGGAGGTGCTTTCTTAACCGCGTATTTCGGTTCCGCACGTGCAGATATGGGAAGTGAAACGATTTTACCAATTATTACAGCAGTTGTATTAGGCGGGACACTTATTACAGGGGGAAAAGGAAGCATTATCGGTACTGTACTTGCGAGTATTTTTATTGGGCTCATGCAGTATGGTTTGCAAATGACGGGTTTAACAAATGAACAATCCAACGTAGTAATTGGTATTATCCTTATTCTTTCAGTTATAATGAGACATTTCAAATTACATCAATTCACATTGGGGAAAAGAAAGAATTTGCATAAGGGGGAAATGTCATGA
- a CDS encoding ABC transporter permease subunit → MKRMLKMHETSIITLLLIYIAIVGMINPSFIQFDSLSLMVKSSVILVVLAIGQSFVLFTKNIDVSVGSIMGLSAAVCGMMLTNEYSASMSIFAAIILGAIIGFLNGIGVAKFRVPAIIMTLGMLGIVRGAMLIFTGGKWIEDIPNDFKQLSSIVILGLPIIVWIVFIILLLLYFFLKKVPFGRYFYAVGDNEDGARLIGIPVNTVKIYAFMISGISAALAGCIFVMNIGFVPNQTGTGLELQVIAAAVLGGIHLKGGTGSLFGAALGALFLETISSSLVFLKIPAFWNNAISGFLLLLIIILDSVMKKWKAERRRNL, encoded by the coding sequence ATGAAACGTATGTTAAAAATGCACGAAACGTCTATTATAACGTTACTACTAATTTATATAGCTATTGTCGGAATGATAAACCCTAGTTTTATTCAATTTGACTCGTTATCTTTAATGGTGAAATCAAGCGTTATTTTAGTCGTGCTAGCAATCGGCCAATCGTTCGTCTTATTTACGAAAAACATAGATGTATCAGTTGGCTCAATTATGGGGTTAAGTGCAGCAGTTTGCGGGATGATGTTAACGAATGAGTATAGTGCATCCATGTCAATATTTGCTGCTATTATACTTGGGGCCATTATCGGTTTCTTAAATGGTATTGGAGTTGCAAAGTTTCGGGTACCAGCCATTATTATGACATTAGGCATGTTAGGAATTGTTAGAGGTGCGATGTTAATTTTCACAGGCGGAAAGTGGATTGAAGATATACCAAACGATTTTAAGCAACTGTCATCTATCGTCATACTTGGTTTGCCGATAATTGTATGGATTGTTTTTATTATTTTACTACTACTATACTTCTTTTTAAAGAAAGTGCCATTTGGAAGATACTTTTATGCGGTAGGTGATAATGAAGATGGCGCGAGACTCATTGGTATACCTGTTAATACAGTAAAGATATATGCGTTTATGATTTCAGGAATAAGCGCTGCGCTCGCTGGTTGCATATTTGTTATGAATATCGGGTTCGTTCCAAATCAAACTGGTACAGGATTAGAATTACAAGTAATCGCAGCCGCTGTACTAGGAGGAATTCATTTAAAAGGAGGAACAGGATCTTTATTTGGAGCTGCATTAGGAGCATTATTTTTAGAAACAATAAGCAGTTCACTCGTCTTTTTAAAAATACCAGCATTTTGGAATAATGCTATTTCAGGTTTTTTATTATTACTTATCATCATACTGGATAGTGTTATGAAAAAGTGGAAGGCCGAAAGGAGAAGGAATCTATGA
- a CDS encoding sugar ABC transporter ATP-binding protein: MENVPLLQVKKMSKAFLNQLVLKEVNLQVERGDIYALVGGNGAGKSTLMKILTGLYSYDDGVMYVKGTKQQFSNPSEAHRKGIYLIPQEPLIFPNMTIEENICIGIKGKRRELKVKVQQLINSLGWDIDLYELGASLSIAQQQLVEIVRGLIREAEILILDEPTSTLTTHEIKSLFVLMKSLQEKEIGMIYITHRFPEIFEIANKVAILRDGVIVSQGDVCDYTYDMLMEGLLPKGYKQEEKRDIVQVTKGTKKILEVVDVTSHAFENISFTVHAGEIVGIAGIIGSGRTELAEAIFGLKTIKSGSILLEGKSIDTCSLHKRLDEGLVYVPEDRARNGIFSIASVKENIAAASLQQNNRFFINQEKESALVNSFIEQFQIVVQNMNEELTSLSGGNQQKVVLAKYLACNPKIIILDEPTRGIDAKARLEVYETIEKMKREGLAILLISSDVEEIVQLVNRVYVMRNGRFVSHMEKEQLSVNEVTRLAYGGVAE, encoded by the coding sequence GTGGAGAACGTACCTTTATTACAAGTAAAGAAAATGAGTAAGGCGTTTTTAAATCAACTTGTATTAAAAGAAGTGAACTTACAAGTAGAGCGTGGAGATATATACGCTTTAGTTGGGGGAAATGGTGCCGGGAAATCAACATTAATGAAAATATTAACGGGGTTATATTCGTATGATGATGGAGTAATGTATGTAAAAGGAACGAAGCAACAGTTTTCAAATCCGTCAGAAGCGCACCGAAAAGGTATTTATTTAATACCGCAAGAACCGCTCATTTTTCCGAATATGACTATTGAAGAAAATATATGCATTGGGATAAAAGGGAAGAGAAGGGAACTGAAAGTAAAAGTTCAGCAATTGATTAACAGCTTAGGTTGGGATATTGACCTTTATGAGCTAGGAGCATCATTATCCATTGCGCAGCAACAGTTAGTAGAAATTGTTAGAGGATTAATACGAGAAGCCGAGATTCTTATTTTAGATGAGCCAACATCGACATTAACAACTCACGAAATTAAGAGTCTTTTTGTGTTGATGAAAAGTTTACAAGAAAAAGAAATTGGGATGATTTATATTACGCATCGCTTTCCAGAAATCTTTGAAATTGCCAACAAAGTAGCAATATTACGAGATGGAGTGATTGTAAGTCAAGGAGATGTATGTGACTATACATATGACATGCTAATGGAGGGATTATTACCAAAAGGGTATAAACAAGAAGAGAAAAGAGATATTGTGCAAGTGACAAAAGGAACGAAGAAAATATTAGAAGTAGTTGATGTAACGAGCCACGCATTCGAAAACATATCATTCACTGTACATGCGGGTGAGATTGTAGGTATTGCTGGCATTATAGGATCTGGCAGAACTGAATTAGCAGAAGCAATATTTGGATTGAAAACTATAAAATCAGGGTCTATTTTATTAGAAGGAAAATCAATTGATACATGTTCTTTGCATAAAAGGCTAGACGAAGGGCTAGTTTATGTGCCAGAGGATAGAGCGAGGAATGGAATTTTCTCAATTGCTTCTGTTAAAGAAAATATTGCAGCAGCAAGTTTACAGCAAAATAATCGCTTTTTTATAAATCAAGAAAAAGAAAGCGCTTTAGTTAATTCATTTATAGAACAGTTCCAAATTGTTGTACAGAATATGAATGAAGAACTGACATCTTTATCAGGAGGTAATCAGCAAAAAGTCGTGCTAGCAAAATATCTTGCGTGTAATCCGAAAATTATTATTCTTGATGAACCGACTCGTGGAATTGATGCGAAGGCAAGGCTTGAAGTGTATGAGACGATAGAAAAAATGAAAAGGGAAGGACTCGCAATTTTATTAATTTCTTCAGATGTTGAAGAAATTGTTCAATTAGTGAACCGTGTATATGTAATGAGGAATGGGCGATTTGTTTCTCATATGGAAAAAGAACAACTGAGTGTGAATGAAGTTACACGCCTTGCATACGGAGGTGTAGCGGAATGA
- a CDS encoding sugar-binding transcriptional regulator, giving the protein MTQLNFEENLLTKVAWYYYKDQLTQQEIASLLHISRNKVVRLLDKARGEGIVTFHVKGTGLHCLSIERDLMKKFHLKDAFIIPTPVNNYHTSLGKAAAQYLETQLQQGDLLGIGWGETISKMLENIHFESSINLSIVTLTGGVNHYLPRKQNYLHYMQGDLHIIPTPFLASTTEMAQSILSEPSVKDMLHVASLAHTAVVGIGGLSQDATIVKEEKLTLREMTYIRSQNGAGDILGQFYNTNGDLLELSHHNRLIGTPLSILRNMNHVVGVAGGTEKIDAIYGALKGKFIHALITDEETALSLLRKDGDC; this is encoded by the coding sequence ATGACTCAGCTTAACTTTGAAGAGAATTTATTAACGAAAGTAGCTTGGTACTATTATAAAGACCAATTAACACAACAGGAGATTGCTTCACTTCTTCATATTTCAAGAAATAAAGTCGTCCGGTTATTAGATAAGGCGCGGGGTGAAGGTATCGTTACATTTCACGTAAAAGGTACTGGTTTGCACTGTTTAAGTATTGAGCGTGACCTAATGAAAAAATTTCACTTAAAAGATGCTTTTATTATCCCTACCCCAGTAAACAATTATCACACTTCTCTTGGAAAAGCTGCTGCACAATATTTAGAAACTCAGCTCCAGCAAGGTGATTTACTCGGTATTGGCTGGGGAGAAACAATTAGCAAAATGCTAGAAAACATTCATTTCGAAAGCTCTATTAATCTTTCAATCGTAACGTTAACAGGCGGAGTAAATCACTATCTCCCGAGAAAACAAAACTATTTACACTACATGCAAGGCGATCTGCACATTATCCCTACGCCGTTTCTAGCGTCTACAACCGAAATGGCACAAAGTATTCTATCAGAACCGAGTGTAAAAGATATGCTTCATGTCGCTTCACTTGCTCATACGGCTGTTGTTGGTATTGGAGGATTATCACAAGACGCTACAATTGTAAAAGAAGAAAAATTAACACTACGTGAGATGACGTATATTCGTAGTCAAAACGGTGCTGGTGATATTTTAGGACAGTTTTATAATACAAATGGCGATTTATTAGAGCTCTCGCATCACAATCGCCTAATTGGCACGCCTCTCTCTATTCTACGCAATATGAATCATGTCGTCGGTGTTGCTGGAGGTACAGAAAAGATAGACGCAATTTATGGTGCCTTAAAAGGAAAGTTTATTCATGCATTAATTACCGATGAGGAAACTGCCCTCTCCTTATTACGAAAGGATGGTGATTGTTAA